One Melospiza georgiana isolate bMelGeo1 chromosome 12, bMelGeo1.pri, whole genome shotgun sequence genomic window carries:
- the LOC131088542 gene encoding diacylglycerol O-acyltransferase 2-like isoform X1 — protein sequence MKTIIAACSQNLSARWPRPRTSRSVPGGGRVPLSAGSRASIQTALRTLLAVPWPSQRDIGSALQLLAVLQWVLSFLLLGIVSLLLLIYLLFTSLWLIPVLYLAWIIFDWDTPEKGGRRLSCLRRWTVWKHFRDYFPVKLVKTHDLSPSHNYIIGSHPHGILCVGAFCNFITGSTGFEELFPGIRSFLTTLAGNFRLPLFREYLMSGGLFPVTRRAIGYLLSQQGTGNAVAIVIGGAAESLSCRPGVTTLILKNRKGFVRMALRHGAFLVPSFSFGENDLFRQVVFEEGSWMRSIQRRFQKMMGFAPCLFYGRGLTSCRSRGFLPYARPITTVVGEPLAVPKVENPSRELVDRYHELYIRALLKLFNENKTKYGLSESDELHIL from the exons ATGAAAACCATCATAGCAGCCTGCTCCCAGAACCTCAGTG CCCGGTGGCCCCGCCCGCGTACGAGCCGCTCTGTTCCGGGCGGGGGCCGTGTCCCCCTCTCCGCAGGCAGCCGGGCCAGCATCCAGACCGCCCTGCGGACGCTGCTGGCCGTGCCCTGGCCCTCGCAGCGCGACATCGGCTCCGCGCTCCAGCTGCTGGCCGTGCTGCAGTGggtgctcagcttcctgctgctgg GAATCGtcagcctcctgctcctcatctACCTGCTGTTCACCAGCCTCTGGCTCATCCCCGTGCTCTACCTGGCCTGGATCATCTTCGACTGGGACACGCCGGAGAAAG GTGGCAGGAGGCTGTCGTGCCTGCGGCGATGGACCGTGTGGAAGCACTTTCGGGATTATTTCCCGGTGAAG CTGGTGAAGACACACGACCTGTCCCCCAGCCACAACTACATCATCGGCTCGCACCCCCACGGCATCCTCTGCGTCGGCGCCTTCTGCAACTTCATCACGGGCTCCACGGGCTTCGAGGAGCTGTTCCCGGGCATCCGCTCCTTCCTCACCACGCTGGCCGGGAATTTCCGCCTGCCCTTGTTCCGGGAGTACCTGATGAGTGGCG GACTGTTCCCGGTGACCCGCCGTGCCATCGGGTACCTGCTGTCCCAGCAAGGCACGGGCAACGCGGTGGCCATCGTCATCGGCGGCGCGGCCGAGTCGCTGTCCTGCCGGCCCGGTGTCACCACGCTCATCCTCAAGAACCGCAAGGGCTTCGTGCGCATGGCCCTGCGCCACGG gGCTTTCCTCGtcccctccttctcctttgGCGAGAACGACCTCTTCCGCCAGGTGGTCTTTGAGGAGGGCAGCTGGATGAGGAGCATCCAGCGGCGCTTCCAGAAGATGATGGGCTTCGCTCCCTGCCTGTTCTACGGCCGCGGCCTCACCTCCTGCCGCTCCCGCGGCTTCCTGCCCTACGCCAGACCCATCACCACCGTGG TGGGGGAGCCGCTGGCCGTGCCCAAGGTGGAGAACCCGAGCCGGGAGCTGGTGGATCGGTACCACGAGCTCTACATCCGCGCCCTGCTCAAGCTCTTCAACGAGAACAAGACCAAGTACGGGTTGTCCGAGTCAGACGAGCTGCACATCCTCTGA
- the LOC131088542 gene encoding diacylglycerol O-acyltransferase 2-like isoform X2 — protein sequence MKTIIAACSQNLSGSRASIQTALRTLLAVPWPSQRDIGSALQLLAVLQWVLSFLLLGIVSLLLLIYLLFTSLWLIPVLYLAWIIFDWDTPEKGGRRLSCLRRWTVWKHFRDYFPVKLVKTHDLSPSHNYIIGSHPHGILCVGAFCNFITGSTGFEELFPGIRSFLTTLAGNFRLPLFREYLMSGGLFPVTRRAIGYLLSQQGTGNAVAIVIGGAAESLSCRPGVTTLILKNRKGFVRMALRHGAFLVPSFSFGENDLFRQVVFEEGSWMRSIQRRFQKMMGFAPCLFYGRGLTSCRSRGFLPYARPITTVVGEPLAVPKVENPSRELVDRYHELYIRALLKLFNENKTKYGLSESDELHIL from the exons ATGAAAACCATCATAGCAGCCTGCTCCCAGAACCTCAGTG GCAGCCGGGCCAGCATCCAGACCGCCCTGCGGACGCTGCTGGCCGTGCCCTGGCCCTCGCAGCGCGACATCGGCTCCGCGCTCCAGCTGCTGGCCGTGCTGCAGTGggtgctcagcttcctgctgctgg GAATCGtcagcctcctgctcctcatctACCTGCTGTTCACCAGCCTCTGGCTCATCCCCGTGCTCTACCTGGCCTGGATCATCTTCGACTGGGACACGCCGGAGAAAG GTGGCAGGAGGCTGTCGTGCCTGCGGCGATGGACCGTGTGGAAGCACTTTCGGGATTATTTCCCGGTGAAG CTGGTGAAGACACACGACCTGTCCCCCAGCCACAACTACATCATCGGCTCGCACCCCCACGGCATCCTCTGCGTCGGCGCCTTCTGCAACTTCATCACGGGCTCCACGGGCTTCGAGGAGCTGTTCCCGGGCATCCGCTCCTTCCTCACCACGCTGGCCGGGAATTTCCGCCTGCCCTTGTTCCGGGAGTACCTGATGAGTGGCG GACTGTTCCCGGTGACCCGCCGTGCCATCGGGTACCTGCTGTCCCAGCAAGGCACGGGCAACGCGGTGGCCATCGTCATCGGCGGCGCGGCCGAGTCGCTGTCCTGCCGGCCCGGTGTCACCACGCTCATCCTCAAGAACCGCAAGGGCTTCGTGCGCATGGCCCTGCGCCACGG gGCTTTCCTCGtcccctccttctcctttgGCGAGAACGACCTCTTCCGCCAGGTGGTCTTTGAGGAGGGCAGCTGGATGAGGAGCATCCAGCGGCGCTTCCAGAAGATGATGGGCTTCGCTCCCTGCCTGTTCTACGGCCGCGGCCTCACCTCCTGCCGCTCCCGCGGCTTCCTGCCCTACGCCAGACCCATCACCACCGTGG TGGGGGAGCCGCTGGCCGTGCCCAAGGTGGAGAACCCGAGCCGGGAGCTGGTGGATCGGTACCACGAGCTCTACATCCGCGCCCTGCTCAAGCTCTTCAACGAGAACAAGACCAAGTACGGGTTGTCCGAGTCAGACGAGCTGCACATCCTCTGA
- the IGBP1 gene encoding immunoglobulin-binding protein 1, translated as MMAEAGADGPRLAELLALGRRLWEELEASTEPSSGAPAVQDKVRQGLDALKRAAAMVTQLELFSENEELEEVASADLKFMLLPALLGALTLKQVDLSKRREHLESAREHFLHFLKLCRNYGLGSFQLPSSTSSEDEARSSPAPRDPGQSTLMAMAVNRSAKIERYKQKKELENKLASMSSSVESGTADEDQIREFYILQIQKWIGTSLEEMESIEQELVILKSRDAARQAPAGSRGPPRPARTPVKPFILTRDAAQARVFGAGYPGLPTMTVDDWYEQRRKQGIVSTPQRVPAGTSDEEMQKQQKETEEEEDDEEALRKARDWDDWKDTHPRGYGNRHNMG; from the exons ATGATGGCGGAGGCGGGCGCGGACGGCCCCCGGCTGGCGGAGCTGCTGGCGTTGGGGCGGCGGctctgggaagagctggaggccaGCACCGAGCCCTCCTCGGGAGCCCCGGCCGTGCAGGACAAGGTGCGGCAGGGGCTGGACGCGCTGAAGCGGGCGGCGGCCATGGTGACgcagctggagctgttcag TGAGaatgaggagctggaggaggtcGCCTCAGCCGACCTGAAGTTCATGCTGCTGCCGGCGCTGCTGGGAGCCCTGACGCTGAAGCAGGTGGACCTGAGCAAGAGAAGGGAGCACCTGGAGAGTGCCCGGGAGCATTTCCTGCACTTCCTGAAGCTCTGCAGGAACTACGGGCTGGGCTCTTTCCAGCTGCCCTCCAGCACATCCAGTGAGGATGAAGCCAGGAGCTCCCCGGCCCCCCGGGACCCCGGCCAGTCCACCCTGATGGCCATGGCCGTGAACAGATCAGCCAAAATTGAAAG ATACAAGCAGAAGAAGGAGCTGGAGAACAAATTGGCCTCCATGAGCAGCTCCGTGGAGAGCGGGACAGCGGACGAGGATCAGATCCGGGAATTTTACATCCTCCAGATCCAGAAATGGATCGGCAccagcctggaggagatggagagCATCGAGCAGGAGCTGGTGATCCTGAAGAGCAGGGATGCAGCCAGGCAG GCTCCAGCAGGTTCCCGTGGCCCACCCCGGCCAGCCAGGACTCCGGTGAAACCCTTCATCCTCACCCGGGATGCTGCTCAGGCCAG GGTGTTTGGAGCTGGCTATCCTGGGCTGCCCACCATGACTGTGGATGACTGGTACGAGCAACGCCGCAAGCAGGGAATCGTGTCCACCCCACAGAGGGTTCCAG CAGGTACAAGTGACGAGGAgatgcagaagcagcagaaggagacagaggaggaggaggatgatgaggaaGCTCTTCGGAAAGCTCGGGACTGGGACGACTGGAAGGACACACACCCCCGGGGCTACGGCAACAGGCACAACATGGGCTGA
- the LOC131088543 gene encoding protein Wnt-11b-like, which yields MGRPAAAATALLCQLGLSAAIQWLGLAGSGVAWNESQHCRLLVPEQLQLCRRHLEAMPSVVRAARRTQQLCQQSFADMRWNCSSIQRAPSFGPDLLTGTREAAFVHALAAAAVAQSIARSCASGELPRCSCGPAPAEPPAPASRWGGCGDNLSHGLQLGAAFADGSARAGTAPGLRAVNRHNGAVGRAVLSDSLDTRCKCHGVSGSCSVKTCWKGLPDLGEIASDLKSRYLAALKVTHRLVGPRKQLIPKEGDARPVTEMDLVYLISSPDYCTPNPQLGSLGTQDRPCNRSSVGSDSCDLLCCGRGYNTYTEEVQERCHCRYRWCCSVVCRRCRRSLDRHVCK from the exons AtgggccgccccgccgccgctgccaccgcgctgctgtgccagctggggctCTCCGCAGCCATCCAGTGGCT CGGGCTGGCGGGCAGCGGGGTGGCCTGGAACGAGAGCCAGCACTGCCGGCTGCTGGTGCccgagcagctgcagctgtgccgcCGGCACCTGGAGGCGATGCCCAGCGTTGTCCGGGCCGCCCGGCGGAcgcagcagctgtgccagcagagctttGCCGACATGCGCTGGAACTGCTCCTCCATCCAGCGCGCCCCCAGCTTCGGCCCCGACCTGCTCACAG GAACGCGGGAAGCCGCCTTCGTGCACGCCCTGGCAGCGGCGGCCGTGGCGCAGAGCATCGCCCGCTCCTGCGCCTCCGGGGAGCTCCCGCGCTGCTCCTGCGGGCCCGCGCCCGCCGAGCCCCCCGCGCCCGCCTCCCGCTGGGGCGGCTGCGGCGACAACCTGAGCCACGGGCTGCAGCTCGGCGCCGCCTTCGCCGACGGCTCCGCCAGAGCCGGCACCGCGCCCGGGCTCCGCGCCGTGAACCGGCACAACGGAGCCGTGGGACGGGCG GTGCTCAGTGACTCCCTGGATACCAGGTGTAAATGCCACGGGGTTTCAGGCTCCTGTTCAGTGAAGACCTGCTGGAAAGGGCTGCCAGACCTGGGTGAAATCGCCTCTGACCTCAAATCCAGGTACCTGGCAGCCCTCAAGGTGACCCATCGGCTCGTGGGGCCCAGGAAGCAGCTGATCCCCAAGGAAGGGGATGCCAGGCCAGTGACAGAGATGGATCTGGTTTATCTCATCAGCTCTCCTGACTactgcaccccaaacccccagctGGGTTctctggggacacaggacag GCCGTGCAACAGGAGCTCAGTGGGCAGTGACAGCTGTgacctgctgtgctgtggccGTGGCTACAACACCTACACGGAGGAGGTGCAGGAGCGCTGCCACTGCCGCTACCGCTGGTGCTGCTCCGTGGTGtgccggcgctgccgccgcAGCCTGGACAGACACGTCTGCAAGTGA